In Cydia amplana chromosome 2, ilCydAmpl1.1, whole genome shotgun sequence, the following proteins share a genomic window:
- the LOC134661607 gene encoding diacylglycerol kinase theta isoform X5 has product MAQAAPAPHRTHSFAKKTFHKPTYCHHCSDLLWGLIGQGYGCEVCNFIVHERCVGQVVTPCCGVAPSLIKNPVAHCWSEPAHHKRKFCTVCRKRLDELPALHCMICEYYVHGECVDFAAADCKENATYCAGSEPRPAHHWREGNLPANSKCTACRRACCSAECLTGYRCEWCGSTCHAGCRSLIPEECNFGMLQPIFLPPSAVSIPRTEVPMEAIIGVHVRPPPSQRDFGCPRSVSEEFSSGCEGRSGSGGGSTGAPADQDHRPDHKQHRDRTPDDRDEEVVKVYDGEAAWSRRLYRPVVVGRNWNERELVSAALRAFHVAREPEQFELTDALAGDEHPLKDPTPLARVTRLPNKRPALFLRFKEPETGGGVVRVYPGRIAGAGETYVTVPCRGEHTVADLMATALDHFGLDPAQATQDYRCSEILLDRGVSERVLEEEERPWRIVVRLARESVRRMELARFYLQPRRDPHGPTLALFVASLPPGLSERNYENILVEILGADNKFTSIGPIYYEYGSMVITYEDASKAVRALYALREAKYEDKHLLVMLLPSIEPAQVPAGVKPLLVFVNVKSGGCQGLELINSFRKLLNPYQVFDLENGGPLPGLYVFRHIPNYKILVCGGDGTIGWVLQCLDNVGQDSQCSNPPCAIVPLGTGNDLARVLRWGSGYTGCEDPLSLLRDVIDAEEIRLDRWTVVFHPEDKQDEPKELSKQLPGSQSEDNSQILVMNNYFGIGIDADLCLDFHNAREENPNKFNSRLRNKGVYVKMGLRKMVGRKMCKDLHKAVRLEVDGKQVELPAVEGIIILNILSWGSGANPWGPEKDDQFSKPNHWDGMLEVVGVTGVVHLGQIQSGMRGAMRIAQGGHIKINLKSEIPVQVDGEPWVAAPSEVVVLKSALKACMLKQRGKVRRRNTEPAMPPPPPQPPPPPPPPDT; this is encoded by the exons TGTGCAACTTCATAGTGCACGAGCGTTGCGTGGGGCAAGTGGTGACGCCATGCTGCGGGGTAGCGCCGAGCCTCATCAAA AACCCAGTGGCCCACTGTTGGTCCGAGCCGGCCCATCACAAGCGGAAGTTCTGCACGGTGTGCCGGAAGCGGCTCGATGAACTGCCCGCTTTACATTGTATGA TATGCGAGTACTATGTCCACGGCGAATGCGTGGACTTCGCAGCCGCGGACTGCAAGGAGAACGCGACGTACTGCGCGGGCTCCGAGCCGCGGCCCGCCCACCACTGGCGCGAGGGCAACCTGCCCGCCAACTCCAAGTGTACGGCTTGCCGGCGCGCCTGCTGCTCGGCGGAATGCCTGACTGGGTACAGATGCGAGTGGTGCGGGAGCACG TGCCACGCGGGATGTCGGTCGCTGATACCGGAGGAATGCAACTTCGGGATGCTCCAGCCCATCTTCCTTCCTCCTTCGGCGGTCTCCATCCCCCGCACAGAAGTCCCCATGGAGGCCATCATCGGCGTCCACGTGCGCCCGCCTCCCTCGCAACGGGACTTCGGCTGCC CGCGCAGCGTTAGCGAGGAGTTCTCCTCGGGCTGCGAGGGCCGCTCGGGCTCCGGAGGGGGCTCCACCGGCGCCCCGGCCGACCAGGACCACCGGCCTGATCACAAGCAACACCGGGATCGGACGCCAGACGACAGAGATGAAG AGGTAGTAAAGGTATACGACGGCGAAGCCGCGTGGTCGCGCCGGCTGTACCGGCCCGTGGTGGTGGGCCGCAACTGGAACGAGCGGGAACTGGTGTCCGCGGCGCTGCGGGCCTTCCACGTGGCGCGCGAGCCCGAGCAGTTCGAGCTGACCGACGCGCTCGCCGGCGACGAGCATCCGCTCAAGGACCCGACGCCGCTGGCGCGAGTGACCAGGCTGCCGAACAAGCGGCCTGCGCTCTTCCTACGCTTCAA GGAACCGGAGACGGGCGGCGGCGTGGTCCGCGTGTACCCGGGCCGGATCGCCGGCGCCGGCGAGACGTACGTCACCGTGCCGTGCCGGGGCGAGCACACCGTCGCCGACCTGATGGCCACGGCGCTGGATCACTTCGGGCTCGACCCGGCACAGGCTACGCAGGACTACCGCTGCTCTGAGATCCTACTTGATCGCGGGG TATCGGAGCGAGTGTTAGAAGAGGAGGAGCGACCGTGGCGCATCGTGGTCCGGCTGGCCCGGGAGTCCGTGCGGCGGATGGAGCTGGCGCGCTTCTACCTGCAGCCGCGGCGCGACCCGCACGGGCCCACGCTCGCGCTGTTCGTGGCGTCGCTGCCGCCGGGCCTGTCCGAGAGGAACTACGAGAACATCCTCGTGGAGATCCTTGGAGCCG ACAACAAGTTTACCTCGATCGGTCCCATCTACTACGAGTACGGGTCAATGGTGATCACCTACGAGGACGCAAGCAAAGCGGTGCGCGCGCTCTACGCTCTCAGAGAGGCCAAATATGAAGATAAGCATTTATTAG TGATGCTGCTGCCCAGCATCGAGCCGGCGCAGGTGCCGGCGGGGGTGAAGCCGCTGCTGGTGTTCGTGAACGTCAAGTCCGGCGGCTGCCAGGGCCTGGAGCTCATCAACTCCTTCCGCAAGCTCCTCAACCCCTACCAAGTCTTCGATTTAGAGAACGGCGGCCCGCTTCCTGG GCTGTACGTGTTTCGTCACATTCCCAACTACAAGATCCTGGTGTGCGGCGGCGATGGCACCATCGGCTGGGTGCTGCAGTGCCTCGACAACGTCGGCCAGGACTCGCAGTGTTCCAATCCTCCTTGCGCCATCGTACCCCTGGGCACAG GTAACGACCTAGCGCGCGTTCTGCGCTGGGGCTCCGGCTACACGGGCTGCGAGGACCCGCTGTCCCTTCTCCGTGACGTCATCGACGCGGAGGAGATCCGCCTCGACCGCTGGACCGTGGTGTTCCACCCCGAGGACAAACAGGACGAGCCGAAGGAGCTCTCCAAACAGTTGCCTG GGTCGCAGAGCGAAGACAACTCGCAGATCCTGGTGATGAACAACTACTTTGGGATCGGAATCGATGCGGACCTCTGTCTCGACTTCCATAACGCTAGGGAGGAGAATCCCAACAAATTCAATAGCAG GCTCCGCAACAAGGGTGTGTACGTGAAGATGGGTCTGCGCAAGATGGTGGGTCGCAAGATGTGCAAGGACCTGCACAAGGCGGTGCGACTGGAGGTGGACGGGAAGCAGGTGGAGCTGCCTGCCGTCGAGGGCATCATCATTCTCAATATACTCAG CTGGGGCTCGGGCGCCAACCCCTGGGGCCCGGAGAAGGACGACCAGTTCAGCAAGCCCAACCACTGGGACGGCATGCTGGAGGTGGTGGGCGTCACCGGCGTGGTGCACCTCGGGCAGATCCAGTCGGGGATGCGCGGCGCCATGCGGATAGCGCAG GGAGGCCACATAAAGATCAACCTGAAGAGCGAGATCCCCGTGCAAGTGGACGGGGAACCTTGGGTGGCAGCGCCTAGCGAAGTCGTGGTCCTCAAGTCCGCGCTCAAG GCCTGCATGCTCAAGCAGCGCGGCAAGGTGCGCCGCCGCAACACCGAGCCGGccatgccgccgccgccgccgcagccgccgcccccgccgccgccgccggacaCCTGA
- the LOC134661607 gene encoding diacylglycerol kinase theta isoform X3, whose protein sequence is MPDWIQMRVVREHGEWQPVEGGNLSANSKCAACRRACCSAECLTGYRCEWCGSTCHAGCRSLIPEECNFGMLQPIFLPPSAVSIPRTEVPMEAIIGVHVRPPPSQRDFGCPRSVSEEFSSGCEGRSGSGGGSTGAPADQDHRPDHKQHRDRTPDDRDEEVVKVYDGEAAWSRRLYRPVVVGRNWNERELVSAALRAFHVAREPEQFELTDALAGDEHPLKDPTPLARVTRLPNKRPALFLRFKEPETGGGVVRVYPGRIAGAGETYVTVPCRGEHTVADLMATALDHFGLDPAQATQDYRCSEILLDRGVSERVLEEEERPWRIVVRLARESVRRMELARFYLQPRRDPHGPTLALFVASLPPGLSERNYENILVEILGADNKFTSIGPIYYEYGSMVITYEDASKAVRALYALREAKYEDKHLLVMLLPSIEPAQVPAGVKPLLVFVNVKSGGCQGLELINSFRKLLNPYQVFDLENGGPLPGLYVFRHIPNYKILVCGGDGTIGWVLQCLDNVGQDSQCSNPPCAIVPLGTGNDLARVLRWGSGYTGCEDPLSLLRDVIDAEEIRLDRWTVVFHPEDKQDEPKELSKQLPGSQSEDNSQILVMNNYFGIGIDADLCLDFHNAREENPNKFNSRLRNKGVYVKMGLRKMVGRKMCKDLHKAVRLEVDGKQVELPAVEGIIILNILSWGSGANPWGPEKDDQFSKPNHWDGMLEVVGVTGVVHLGQIQSGMRGAMRIAQGGHIKINLKSEIPVQVDGEPWVAAPSEVVVLKSALKACMLKQRGKVRRRNTEPAMPPPPPQPPPPPPPPDT, encoded by the exons ATGCCTGACTGGATACAGATGCGAGTGGTGCGGGAGCACGGTGAGTGGCAACCAGTAGAGGGCGGCAACCTGTCCGCCAACTCCAAGTGTGCGGCTTGCCGGCGCGCCTGCTGCTCGGCGGAATGCCTGACTGGATACAGATGCGAGTGGTGCGGGAGCACG TGCCACGCGGGATGTCGGTCGCTGATACCGGAGGAATGCAACTTCGGGATGCTCCAGCCCATCTTCCTTCCTCCTTCGGCGGTCTCCATCCCCCGCACAGAAGTCCCCATGGAGGCCATCATCGGCGTCCACGTGCGCCCGCCTCCCTCGCAACGGGACTTCGGCTGCC CGCGCAGCGTTAGCGAGGAGTTCTCCTCGGGCTGCGAGGGCCGCTCGGGCTCCGGAGGGGGCTCCACCGGCGCCCCGGCCGACCAGGACCACCGGCCTGATCACAAGCAACACCGGGATCGGACGCCAGACGACAGAGATGAAG AGGTAGTAAAGGTATACGACGGCGAAGCCGCGTGGTCGCGCCGGCTGTACCGGCCCGTGGTGGTGGGCCGCAACTGGAACGAGCGGGAACTGGTGTCCGCGGCGCTGCGGGCCTTCCACGTGGCGCGCGAGCCCGAGCAGTTCGAGCTGACCGACGCGCTCGCCGGCGACGAGCATCCGCTCAAGGACCCGACGCCGCTGGCGCGAGTGACCAGGCTGCCGAACAAGCGGCCTGCGCTCTTCCTACGCTTCAA GGAACCGGAGACGGGCGGCGGCGTGGTCCGCGTGTACCCGGGCCGGATCGCCGGCGCCGGCGAGACGTACGTCACCGTGCCGTGCCGGGGCGAGCACACCGTCGCCGACCTGATGGCCACGGCGCTGGATCACTTCGGGCTCGACCCGGCACAGGCTACGCAGGACTACCGCTGCTCTGAGATCCTACTTGATCGCGGGG TATCGGAGCGAGTGTTAGAAGAGGAGGAGCGACCGTGGCGCATCGTGGTCCGGCTGGCCCGGGAGTCCGTGCGGCGGATGGAGCTGGCGCGCTTCTACCTGCAGCCGCGGCGCGACCCGCACGGGCCCACGCTCGCGCTGTTCGTGGCGTCGCTGCCGCCGGGCCTGTCCGAGAGGAACTACGAGAACATCCTCGTGGAGATCCTTGGAGCCG ACAACAAGTTTACCTCGATCGGTCCCATCTACTACGAGTACGGGTCAATGGTGATCACCTACGAGGACGCAAGCAAAGCGGTGCGCGCGCTCTACGCTCTCAGAGAGGCCAAATATGAAGATAAGCATTTATTAG TGATGCTGCTGCCCAGCATCGAGCCGGCGCAGGTGCCGGCGGGGGTGAAGCCGCTGCTGGTGTTCGTGAACGTCAAGTCCGGCGGCTGCCAGGGCCTGGAGCTCATCAACTCCTTCCGCAAGCTCCTCAACCCCTACCAAGTCTTCGATTTAGAGAACGGCGGCCCGCTTCCTGG GCTGTACGTGTTTCGTCACATTCCCAACTACAAGATCCTGGTGTGCGGCGGCGATGGCACCATCGGCTGGGTGCTGCAGTGCCTCGACAACGTCGGCCAGGACTCGCAGTGTTCCAATCCTCCTTGCGCCATCGTACCCCTGGGCACAG GTAACGACCTAGCGCGCGTTCTGCGCTGGGGCTCCGGCTACACGGGCTGCGAGGACCCGCTGTCCCTTCTCCGTGACGTCATCGACGCGGAGGAGATCCGCCTCGACCGCTGGACCGTGGTGTTCCACCCCGAGGACAAACAGGACGAGCCGAAGGAGCTCTCCAAACAGTTGCCTG GGTCGCAGAGCGAAGACAACTCGCAGATCCTGGTGATGAACAACTACTTTGGGATCGGAATCGATGCGGACCTCTGTCTCGACTTCCATAACGCTAGGGAGGAGAATCCCAACAAATTCAATAGCAG GCTCCGCAACAAGGGTGTGTACGTGAAGATGGGTCTGCGCAAGATGGTGGGTCGCAAGATGTGCAAGGACCTGCACAAGGCGGTGCGACTGGAGGTGGACGGGAAGCAGGTGGAGCTGCCTGCCGTCGAGGGCATCATCATTCTCAATATACTCAG CTGGGGCTCGGGCGCCAACCCCTGGGGCCCGGAGAAGGACGACCAGTTCAGCAAGCCCAACCACTGGGACGGCATGCTGGAGGTGGTGGGCGTCACCGGCGTGGTGCACCTCGGGCAGATCCAGTCGGGGATGCGCGGCGCCATGCGGATAGCGCAG GGAGGCCACATAAAGATCAACCTGAAGAGCGAGATCCCCGTGCAAGTGGACGGGGAACCTTGGGTGGCAGCGCCTAGCGAAGTCGTGGTCCTCAAGTCCGCGCTCAAG GCCTGCATGCTCAAGCAGCGCGGCAAGGTGCGCCGCCGCAACACCGAGCCGGccatgccgccgccgccgccgcagccgccgcccccgccgccgccgccggacaCCTGA
- the LOC134661607 gene encoding diacylglycerol kinase theta isoform X4 — MLQPIFLPPSAVSIPRTEVPMEAIIGVHVRPPPSQRDFGCPRDRGWGPARLVVLARRLLPAACSPHGGASPPYSRARSVSEEFSSGCEGRSGSGGGSTGAPADQDHRPDHKQHRDRTPDDRDEEVVKVYDGEAAWSRRLYRPVVVGRNWNERELVSAALRAFHVAREPEQFELTDALAGDEHPLKDPTPLARVTRLPNKRPALFLRFKEPETGGGVVRVYPGRIAGAGETYVTVPCRGEHTVADLMATALDHFGLDPAQATQDYRCSEILLDRGVSERVLEEEERPWRIVVRLARESVRRMELARFYLQPRRDPHGPTLALFVASLPPGLSERNYENILVEILGADNKFTSIGPIYYEYGSMVITYEDASKAVRALYALREAKYEDKHLLVMLLPSIEPAQVPAGVKPLLVFVNVKSGGCQGLELINSFRKLLNPYQVFDLENGGPLPGLYVFRHIPNYKILVCGGDGTIGWVLQCLDNVGQDSQCSNPPCAIVPLGTGNDLARVLRWGSGYTGCEDPLSLLRDVIDAEEIRLDRWTVVFHPEDKQDEPKELSKQLPGSQSEDNSQILVMNNYFGIGIDADLCLDFHNAREENPNKFNSRLRNKGVYVKMGLRKMVGRKMCKDLHKAVRLEVDGKQVELPAVEGIIILNILSWGSGANPWGPEKDDQFSKPNHWDGMLEVVGVTGVVHLGQIQSGMRGAMRIAQGGHIKINLKSEIPVQVDGEPWVAAPSEVVVLKSALKACMLKQRGKVRRRNTEPAMPPPPPQPPPPPPPPDT; from the exons ATGCTCCAGCCCATCTTCCTTCCTCCTTCGGCGGTCTCCATCCCCCGCACAGAAGTCCCCATGGAGGCCATCATCGGCGTCCACGTGCGCCCGCCTCCCTCGCAACGGGACTTCGGCTGCC CGCGGGACCGAGGCTGGGGACCGGCGCGGCTGGTGGTGCTGGCGCGGCGCCTGCTGCCGGCCGCCTGCAGCCCGCACGGAGGCGCTTCGCCGCCCTACTCGAGAG CGCGCAGCGTTAGCGAGGAGTTCTCCTCGGGCTGCGAGGGCCGCTCGGGCTCCGGAGGGGGCTCCACCGGCGCCCCGGCCGACCAGGACCACCGGCCTGATCACAAGCAACACCGGGATCGGACGCCAGACGACAGAGATGAAG AGGTAGTAAAGGTATACGACGGCGAAGCCGCGTGGTCGCGCCGGCTGTACCGGCCCGTGGTGGTGGGCCGCAACTGGAACGAGCGGGAACTGGTGTCCGCGGCGCTGCGGGCCTTCCACGTGGCGCGCGAGCCCGAGCAGTTCGAGCTGACCGACGCGCTCGCCGGCGACGAGCATCCGCTCAAGGACCCGACGCCGCTGGCGCGAGTGACCAGGCTGCCGAACAAGCGGCCTGCGCTCTTCCTACGCTTCAA GGAACCGGAGACGGGCGGCGGCGTGGTCCGCGTGTACCCGGGCCGGATCGCCGGCGCCGGCGAGACGTACGTCACCGTGCCGTGCCGGGGCGAGCACACCGTCGCCGACCTGATGGCCACGGCGCTGGATCACTTCGGGCTCGACCCGGCACAGGCTACGCAGGACTACCGCTGCTCTGAGATCCTACTTGATCGCGGGG TATCGGAGCGAGTGTTAGAAGAGGAGGAGCGACCGTGGCGCATCGTGGTCCGGCTGGCCCGGGAGTCCGTGCGGCGGATGGAGCTGGCGCGCTTCTACCTGCAGCCGCGGCGCGACCCGCACGGGCCCACGCTCGCGCTGTTCGTGGCGTCGCTGCCGCCGGGCCTGTCCGAGAGGAACTACGAGAACATCCTCGTGGAGATCCTTGGAGCCG ACAACAAGTTTACCTCGATCGGTCCCATCTACTACGAGTACGGGTCAATGGTGATCACCTACGAGGACGCAAGCAAAGCGGTGCGCGCGCTCTACGCTCTCAGAGAGGCCAAATATGAAGATAAGCATTTATTAG TGATGCTGCTGCCCAGCATCGAGCCGGCGCAGGTGCCGGCGGGGGTGAAGCCGCTGCTGGTGTTCGTGAACGTCAAGTCCGGCGGCTGCCAGGGCCTGGAGCTCATCAACTCCTTCCGCAAGCTCCTCAACCCCTACCAAGTCTTCGATTTAGAGAACGGCGGCCCGCTTCCTGG GCTGTACGTGTTTCGTCACATTCCCAACTACAAGATCCTGGTGTGCGGCGGCGATGGCACCATCGGCTGGGTGCTGCAGTGCCTCGACAACGTCGGCCAGGACTCGCAGTGTTCCAATCCTCCTTGCGCCATCGTACCCCTGGGCACAG GTAACGACCTAGCGCGCGTTCTGCGCTGGGGCTCCGGCTACACGGGCTGCGAGGACCCGCTGTCCCTTCTCCGTGACGTCATCGACGCGGAGGAGATCCGCCTCGACCGCTGGACCGTGGTGTTCCACCCCGAGGACAAACAGGACGAGCCGAAGGAGCTCTCCAAACAGTTGCCTG GGTCGCAGAGCGAAGACAACTCGCAGATCCTGGTGATGAACAACTACTTTGGGATCGGAATCGATGCGGACCTCTGTCTCGACTTCCATAACGCTAGGGAGGAGAATCCCAACAAATTCAATAGCAG GCTCCGCAACAAGGGTGTGTACGTGAAGATGGGTCTGCGCAAGATGGTGGGTCGCAAGATGTGCAAGGACCTGCACAAGGCGGTGCGACTGGAGGTGGACGGGAAGCAGGTGGAGCTGCCTGCCGTCGAGGGCATCATCATTCTCAATATACTCAG CTGGGGCTCGGGCGCCAACCCCTGGGGCCCGGAGAAGGACGACCAGTTCAGCAAGCCCAACCACTGGGACGGCATGCTGGAGGTGGTGGGCGTCACCGGCGTGGTGCACCTCGGGCAGATCCAGTCGGGGATGCGCGGCGCCATGCGGATAGCGCAG GGAGGCCACATAAAGATCAACCTGAAGAGCGAGATCCCCGTGCAAGTGGACGGGGAACCTTGGGTGGCAGCGCCTAGCGAAGTCGTGGTCCTCAAGTCCGCGCTCAAG GCCTGCATGCTCAAGCAGCGCGGCAAGGTGCGCCGCCGCAACACCGAGCCGGccatgccgccgccgccgccgcagccgccgcccccgccgccgccgccggacaCCTGA
- the LOC134661607 gene encoding diacylglycerol kinase theta isoform X1 produces MPDWIQMRVVREHGEWQPVEGGNLSANSKCAACRRACCSAECLTGYRCEWCGSTCHAGCRSLIPEECNFGMLQPIFLPPSAVSIPRTEVPMEAIIGVHVRPPPSQRDFGCPRDRGWGPARLVVLARRLLPAACSPHGGASPPYSRARSVSEEFSSGCEGRSGSGGGSTGAPADQDHRPDHKQHRDRTPDDRDEEVVKVYDGEAAWSRRLYRPVVVGRNWNERELVSAALRAFHVAREPEQFELTDALAGDEHPLKDPTPLARVTRLPNKRPALFLRFKEPETGGGVVRVYPGRIAGAGETYVTVPCRGEHTVADLMATALDHFGLDPAQATQDYRCSEILLDRGVSERVLEEEERPWRIVVRLARESVRRMELARFYLQPRRDPHGPTLALFVASLPPGLSERNYENILVEILGADNKFTSIGPIYYEYGSMVITYEDASKAVRALYALREAKYEDKHLLVMLLPSIEPAQVPAGVKPLLVFVNVKSGGCQGLELINSFRKLLNPYQVFDLENGGPLPGLYVFRHIPNYKILVCGGDGTIGWVLQCLDNVGQDSQCSNPPCAIVPLGTGNDLARVLRWGSGYTGCEDPLSLLRDVIDAEEIRLDRWTVVFHPEDKQDEPKELSKQLPGSQSEDNSQILVMNNYFGIGIDADLCLDFHNAREENPNKFNSRLRNKGVYVKMGLRKMVGRKMCKDLHKAVRLEVDGKQVELPAVEGIIILNILSWGSGANPWGPEKDDQFSKPNHWDGMLEVVGVTGVVHLGQIQSGMRGAMRIAQGGHIKINLKSEIPVQVDGEPWVAAPSEVVVLKSALKACMLKQRGKVRRRNTEPAMPPPPPQPPPPPPPPDT; encoded by the exons ATGCCTGACTGGATACAGATGCGAGTGGTGCGGGAGCACGGTGAGTGGCAACCAGTAGAGGGCGGCAACCTGTCCGCCAACTCCAAGTGTGCGGCTTGCCGGCGCGCCTGCTGCTCGGCGGAATGCCTGACTGGATACAGATGCGAGTGGTGCGGGAGCACG TGCCACGCGGGATGTCGGTCGCTGATACCGGAGGAATGCAACTTCGGGATGCTCCAGCCCATCTTCCTTCCTCCTTCGGCGGTCTCCATCCCCCGCACAGAAGTCCCCATGGAGGCCATCATCGGCGTCCACGTGCGCCCGCCTCCCTCGCAACGGGACTTCGGCTGCC CGCGGGACCGAGGCTGGGGACCGGCGCGGCTGGTGGTGCTGGCGCGGCGCCTGCTGCCGGCCGCCTGCAGCCCGCACGGAGGCGCTTCGCCGCCCTACTCGAGAG CGCGCAGCGTTAGCGAGGAGTTCTCCTCGGGCTGCGAGGGCCGCTCGGGCTCCGGAGGGGGCTCCACCGGCGCCCCGGCCGACCAGGACCACCGGCCTGATCACAAGCAACACCGGGATCGGACGCCAGACGACAGAGATGAAG AGGTAGTAAAGGTATACGACGGCGAAGCCGCGTGGTCGCGCCGGCTGTACCGGCCCGTGGTGGTGGGCCGCAACTGGAACGAGCGGGAACTGGTGTCCGCGGCGCTGCGGGCCTTCCACGTGGCGCGCGAGCCCGAGCAGTTCGAGCTGACCGACGCGCTCGCCGGCGACGAGCATCCGCTCAAGGACCCGACGCCGCTGGCGCGAGTGACCAGGCTGCCGAACAAGCGGCCTGCGCTCTTCCTACGCTTCAA GGAACCGGAGACGGGCGGCGGCGTGGTCCGCGTGTACCCGGGCCGGATCGCCGGCGCCGGCGAGACGTACGTCACCGTGCCGTGCCGGGGCGAGCACACCGTCGCCGACCTGATGGCCACGGCGCTGGATCACTTCGGGCTCGACCCGGCACAGGCTACGCAGGACTACCGCTGCTCTGAGATCCTACTTGATCGCGGGG TATCGGAGCGAGTGTTAGAAGAGGAGGAGCGACCGTGGCGCATCGTGGTCCGGCTGGCCCGGGAGTCCGTGCGGCGGATGGAGCTGGCGCGCTTCTACCTGCAGCCGCGGCGCGACCCGCACGGGCCCACGCTCGCGCTGTTCGTGGCGTCGCTGCCGCCGGGCCTGTCCGAGAGGAACTACGAGAACATCCTCGTGGAGATCCTTGGAGCCG ACAACAAGTTTACCTCGATCGGTCCCATCTACTACGAGTACGGGTCAATGGTGATCACCTACGAGGACGCAAGCAAAGCGGTGCGCGCGCTCTACGCTCTCAGAGAGGCCAAATATGAAGATAAGCATTTATTAG TGATGCTGCTGCCCAGCATCGAGCCGGCGCAGGTGCCGGCGGGGGTGAAGCCGCTGCTGGTGTTCGTGAACGTCAAGTCCGGCGGCTGCCAGGGCCTGGAGCTCATCAACTCCTTCCGCAAGCTCCTCAACCCCTACCAAGTCTTCGATTTAGAGAACGGCGGCCCGCTTCCTGG GCTGTACGTGTTTCGTCACATTCCCAACTACAAGATCCTGGTGTGCGGCGGCGATGGCACCATCGGCTGGGTGCTGCAGTGCCTCGACAACGTCGGCCAGGACTCGCAGTGTTCCAATCCTCCTTGCGCCATCGTACCCCTGGGCACAG GTAACGACCTAGCGCGCGTTCTGCGCTGGGGCTCCGGCTACACGGGCTGCGAGGACCCGCTGTCCCTTCTCCGTGACGTCATCGACGCGGAGGAGATCCGCCTCGACCGCTGGACCGTGGTGTTCCACCCCGAGGACAAACAGGACGAGCCGAAGGAGCTCTCCAAACAGTTGCCTG GGTCGCAGAGCGAAGACAACTCGCAGATCCTGGTGATGAACAACTACTTTGGGATCGGAATCGATGCGGACCTCTGTCTCGACTTCCATAACGCTAGGGAGGAGAATCCCAACAAATTCAATAGCAG GCTCCGCAACAAGGGTGTGTACGTGAAGATGGGTCTGCGCAAGATGGTGGGTCGCAAGATGTGCAAGGACCTGCACAAGGCGGTGCGACTGGAGGTGGACGGGAAGCAGGTGGAGCTGCCTGCCGTCGAGGGCATCATCATTCTCAATATACTCAG CTGGGGCTCGGGCGCCAACCCCTGGGGCCCGGAGAAGGACGACCAGTTCAGCAAGCCCAACCACTGGGACGGCATGCTGGAGGTGGTGGGCGTCACCGGCGTGGTGCACCTCGGGCAGATCCAGTCGGGGATGCGCGGCGCCATGCGGATAGCGCAG GGAGGCCACATAAAGATCAACCTGAAGAGCGAGATCCCCGTGCAAGTGGACGGGGAACCTTGGGTGGCAGCGCCTAGCGAAGTCGTGGTCCTCAAGTCCGCGCTCAAG GCCTGCATGCTCAAGCAGCGCGGCAAGGTGCGCCGCCGCAACACCGAGCCGGccatgccgccgccgccgccgcagccgccgcccccgccgccgccgccggacaCCTGA